The Drosophila subpulchrella strain 33 F10 #4 breed RU33 unplaced genomic scaffold, RU_Dsub_v1.1 Primary Assembly Seq157, whole genome shotgun sequence genomic interval TACGCGCGGTTGAAAAACACATCTCAAACATTCATGAGAAGGTGAAGCCATGCGGAAGCCAGGAGGATGCAGGAGTACTTTAGTGCCGACTACAAATCCACTACCGAGAATTATCAAACATGCAGACACAAATCGAAAATCTGAACGCCGTTGATACTGAGCGCGCAGGCCAAGAAGAACGATTTATAGCCGCCAAAGATAGCATCTCCTCATTGTTGCAGCCCAAAACCATCCCAAGTGGGGGGAACCCAGCGACGAGCTCAACGCTTCCATGGCCGTTGGGTCAGCTCACACAACCAGGTTGCCGAAATTAAAATTACCACATTTCGACGGCAAATACGTAGCATTTAAACGGTTGAAAGGCTCATTCCTGAACCTAGTGCATAACGATCAAATCCTCATCACGATAGATAAATTCAATTACCTTCTGAGTTGTTTGTCAGGCTCGGCATTCGAGGTTGTTCAATCCGTTCACGTTACGGATGACAACTACAAAAGACATTAGAACGTCTAGATGCGGGCTATGGAACGACCTTTTAATCTTTTTAGATTGCCTTTCTAGCCTTTCGCGATGCCAACGATGAAACATCCGGACTCCACAGCATTACAAAGGCTAACCGACAATGCATCAGCAATACGAGCATAACTACTTCCCATCGGATCTACGGAACAGAGTATGAATGTCATTATGATTCACATTTTCCTGTCGAAGGTTGATTACGAAACCAAGACAAAGTACGATGAACGGTAAGACTACGTGGGATGATTGTTGTACCATTCTCAATCATAGGCTTCAATTTCTGGAAGGCCACCGAGCTCTGGATCACCGAACACCACAGAAGACCAAGCACTCACAGGCTTCAAGGACGTTTATAAGCACTGCAGTTTCCTGTATACACTGCAGCGGTCATTACGCGCGCTATGACGCGGTCAAAACTGCGGGCGCTTGCATTAATTGCATGAAcaaaagatatatattaaagTACTGCCCGTCAAAGTCCAAATGCAGGATATGCGGACTACCACATCACACGCTATTACACTTTGTATCAACAGAAAATACAATTTCACCCTCGGTTAGTGAATTAATCATTCAACCGCATACGACAACTAGCAGTACACGACTTGCACGCTGAAATCGGCAAGGAGTCATTCCAACGGCTCTAATCAAAATTAGGGACTGGCGAGGACTCATGCTCGGAAGAGGAAACGGCAAAGCTATTGCAGATAGAGCGACGTCGAGTGTATCAGGAAGTAAGCGGAATCTCGTGCAACAGGCAGTCCATTACATCTCTCGTCACTACCACGTTAAAATCTCGCACATCAAAATTTTAATGGTCATCCACCTTTTCCGTAATCAAGAAGATTTGTGCTGCACAACCTTCGGACATTGTCTTAGCAGATACCCAGTTTTTTAGGTCAAACAAAATCCATGCCCTGATAAATACAGAGGGATTCTTCGATGCGATTCGGGAAGGAAAGCTCATGCTCGGTGAAGGAAAACCAACGCTACTTAATACAGCGTACGGATAGATCGTTGGCGGCCACTCCAATCCGGATGGCCCAAGTGAGATTGTTCACTGTCACCTCACTCAGCAGGCAGACACACTTCAGCAGGCACTCAATCAATTTTGGAGAATTGAAGAATATACGCAAGGTCAGCCAACATATACCAACGACGAGCAGATCGCACAAGATCATTTCCAGGAGACAGTAACTCAAACCGAAAGTGGTCGAATACAGGTCAGGTTGCCATTTAAGGCGAGTCCTGATAGACTTGGACCCTCGCAAAGGAATGCACTGAACAGGTTTAAATCACTGGAGCGTCGTCTAGATCGAGACGCGCCACTCAAGACAGCATATAATTTGTTTACGAAGGAGTATGAACCCTTGGGCCATATGTCTGTTGTCAAAAATTTATATGAGATCCAACCCCAATACTACATTCCGTACGTACTACGACCAGATAGTCCTTCGACAAAGCTGCGGGTCGTATTTCACGCGTCAGCGCCAACAAGTTCAGGTCACTCCTTAAACGGTTTATTGTTTGTTGGCACGACTATTCAACAGGACTTATTAACAATGTTTCTTAAACTCCGATTAAACCGGTTCGCGCTATCTGGGGACAAAATGTATCGCAAGTTTCCCATGCATGCGAATTATAGGCGCTTTCAACGGATTCTATGGAGGCCCGACAAAGACGAAGAAATTCAGAcatataatttaaaacattaactTATGGAACGTCAGCAGCACTATATCTGCCATATGCGCACTTCATCACATCGCTGATACCTATGAAGGCCAATTTCCCCAGGATGCGAAAACTCTTCGGAACGACCTATACGTAGATGATCTACTAACGGGAGCAGACGAGATTGAGGAGCTGCAGCTCAAGAAAGATGGTATCGTTCGACCACTAGCCGAAACTCGTCTCAAATCCCTCCAAGTTCCAAAGAGGAAGTTTTTATTAGCGTAAAAGAAAAATGCGTCACCAATACTCTTGGAATTGCGTGGCAGCCTAATGCGGACGTATTTCTGTTTCGAATCAGGGGTCAACAATCTCAAAACTTCACGTGCCGATCTATCCTATCAATCGTAGCCGGCTTGTTTGATCTTCTTGGTTTCATAAGTCCATAAGCGTATGATTATACGCTGCAAGATTTTACTACAGGATCTTACGCTACAAGGCCTCGACTGGGACACGCCCATCGACGAGGAGTTGAAGCGCGCTGGAGGGAACTTGTGGAAGATTTGAGTAATTTTACTCTACTGGAAATACCGCGTCTTGTCCACACTACTCACTTCAAAAATTCCGAGTTCCATGGATTTTAAGATGCGTCCAAACGAGCGTTGGGGTGTTTTATCTACATACGGACGGAGACCCAAAACGGAGTTCGGGTAAGCTTGCTGAACGCCAAGTCTAAAGTCGCACCGACTAGATCCATATCAATACCCAAGATCGAGTTGTGTGCTGCAGTACTGCTTAATCGAATGTGGAAGAAATTCGCCACAGCTCTGGATCCGTATTGTACGCGAACTTACTTTTGGACCGACTCAACAACCGTGCTTCTGTGAATTAAAATGCACACATCAAGGTTGGAATGCTTTATCGGCAATAGAGTATCTGAACTACAACAGAACTCAGAGGCAGTTACTGGGCAATACGTCCCACCGGCAAAAAATCCAGCGGACATTGTCTCACGCGGTTGTCGCACCACAGATATGAGCTCAAACATGTGGTTCTCAGGACCACAATTTCTGCGGCACTCACCAGAAAACTGGCCACGTCAACATATCAAGCTTCCACCATCGATACTTCACTTCAAGCCTCGTCTACTGAAACAGGTGAAGGGAGACCTTCCCGCAGATCGGTTGAAAGGAGGTCAACCACTCCTAGTGTCGGGCGTTGACTTCTGCGGCCCGTTCATCGCCTCATACATGATCAGGTGGAAGGCCCCGTACAAAACGTACTGCGCCATATTCGTCTGTTTTGCATCAAAGGCAGTTCATATCGAACTCGTATCGGATCTTTCATCCAATGCGTTTCTGCTTTGCATCAGAAGATTCGTCGAACGCCGAGGCATTCCGACAAAATTTTTCTGCGATAACGAAACCAATTTCTGCGGTGCAGCCACAAAATTAGCAGCATTTCAAGCCCGTTTTCTTAGCAAAGACGCAATGAGCTGGATTTGCGAGTACACAATTAATAAAGGTTTCGATTTCTCATTTATTCCTCCTAGAGCTCCTCATTTCGACGGCCTGTGGGAGGATGAAAACAACACTCCGCCCCAGCAGTGGGCTCTGGCTCGTGTAGTCGCAGCGATTCCAGGCAAGGATGGTCGAGCTCGCGTTGCTCACATCAAAACAACCAAAGGAATTTATCGCCGTCCAATTCATAAATTGTCATAAATTCCTGCTGCATCGAATTTGTAATTTGAAAGTTGCCTCTTTCAACCTAGGGAGGATATTCAGGGAAATCCCAGTTTAGAAATTGGAGTTGTTGTATTTGAAACTAACTATGCCGATATCGTGATCCCTCCGATCCATATCGATAGAAACTATCGCACTAGGGTCTGGCAACGCCATCAGCTGTCAGAACTCTCCCCTTTTGTACACTTTTTTCCTATTACTTTGCGCGTGAGAACATATAGCCACAGCGCTACAATAATCGTAAATCCAAACCGACAACAATTTGAGCACTTAATCATTGGATACAATTTGTACGAATTGTATTTTCGAAGCAATTCTCCCCGGCCGAGACTAAGGGCCAGACAGGGGCCATGAAAGAAATATTTTGTAGATTGGGTTTCCCAAGATATCTGCGAACGGATAACGGGAGACAATATGTTAGTGCAATGTTTGAACAATATTGTATCACAAATGTCATTGAATTAATAAGGACTCCACCATATTGACCACAGGCGAATGCCGAAGTCGAAAATATGAATCGATCGCTAATGAAGAGGTTGAAGATAGCTCATCTGAACAAATCCAATTTTCAAGAATACAttaaggaatttattttaatgcacaATGTAACTCCTCACAGCACAACAGGGACGTCACCTTCTGATCTAATGTTTAATCGAATGACTAGGGACAAAATTCCAAATGTGCCAGATGTATTGGGTGAAGTTCATGACTCAGAAGAAAAAGATAATGATTGCATACAAAAACATATAGGTGAAGTAGTTGTAGATAAGAAGAGAGGAGCGAAAGAGGATAGCACTGGTACTACAGGTAGGCGATCAAGTATTTGTGAAGAACGTGGTTCCGAATAAGTTGACGCCAAGCTTTAATACCACAATATATCAAGTTTTAGAGCGTGAAGGTATTATAGTAAAAGTGTCAGGTGGGGGAAAAAACTTGTGAGGGATGCCAGCCACCTAAAGAATATTCCAGCTGCCAGTACCAGGAAAGACGTACCGGATCTTGGATCGACAACCACGGATTTGGAAAAGACACGTCAACACCCGTTGAAGGACACTCCCGAGCAATGCAGCGCATCCCCCGGACCTGGTTAAAAACTCAAGCTGATAAACAAAGGAGGGATGTCGGAATCGGTGCGAGGGAGAGTTGGGAGTTACTCTCTATTGACCACAGGGAGAGGCGATGGTTAGTCCTCAGATGCCGATCACGCGGACATTCATTATTAATCAAGCATCAGCCGAGGGCAGATGTACATGTGTAAATaagaagtaaataaatataaacaagaGTAAAACAAACGCGTGTGGACTTTACCTACGGGTTATTAAAGCCCTTTTAGCTGAGAaccgggtatctgatagtcgaggtacccggctatagcgttcttccttgcttgatataattttaaacaaattcaAGCCTAAGATACAAATTATGATCCAGCAGCGAAGCGTTGGAACTTAAACAAGAGTTTCACGAAAACGAGAATCAAAACAGAAGTATTATCTTGATCAGGTAGTCGATATGCAATATGTTTTGGGGCACTTGTGGATACTGTGTGGACAGCGGAACTGGTCGTTTTAAATGTGAATCCACCTAATCGCTACAAATGGTTAAATTCTCGGTTTCTTTACCAAGGCGTAGAATAGAAGCTAGTTTCTGACGAGTGAAGGGATACATCGGTTGCCTAATCCGTATTCCCACATGTCTGCACCGACTAGGCCCAGTTGGCGGCAGCACCGTATTAGGCAAATCGGAGTGTTTTTAAAGCGTGTTCGACAACTATCTGGGATCGTACCAGCCAGTTTGTAACGTACTTGGACGTTGGAAGACTTTAGCAATCGCTGCGGTAGCTGAATTCGAAAATTTGTGCCTTCTGTAGGTTCGGCTCGATTTGATATAgttccttgttttaaattaatgcACTTCGCTAAAATTAATTCACCTTTGTTAAAGCTTAATTGTAACTCCTCGCGGGTAAGctttcaaatttgtttcttcaCTGAAGTACATCCACTGCCGGTATCAAAAGAATATACGTGTTCACTCTTCAAGGTATATAAGTGGAATGATTACACGTGAATATTTTTCTGCAGTCTATACATCCAATATTCCATGGTAAACTAAAAGCTGTATCACAGCAGTGAAATCGGATGATCTACGACGTCTCTGTCATTCCACCTATCTATCAGCTATCAACGAAACTACAGGGCGAGGGCAGACACAAATGTTTGTAAGTTCATATACCTAAGTTGGACACTACAAGTCAATTgcatcgactatcagatacccgttactctgcGAAGGGGAGTGCGAGGGATTGAGAGATATATATTACCAAGATTGCACACTTTATTTGCTTACAACATTTTAACGAATGGTCCGAATTGAACGCTTTTTGGCGTGTAGATGGACATTGATATTAGTAACGAATATAAGCAGATATTTGGAAATAACATAAATAACATAACCAAAGCGTACCCATTGCAGCATCTACTAACTTCAATAAACCTTTTATGTAATGCACAAGGTTTTTAAATCTTTCTCCTAGCTTGCGCTATAAACAGGCAAATGAATTGCATTTGTGCATTAATTACTAGCGGAAGGGTCATGGCTTGCAGTAATGCAAGTCTGGCAATTGAAAAAACTGTCATATGAAGCACCACACACTTGTTCATTTGACCCCTAGCCCACATGCGCCATCAACATAATCTTCATCAGGCGACCTCGACCCATCTTCTCAAGCATCTACATTAATTGCATGTTGATCCACATCATCATACATCATAGCACCCAATATCCCGATCAACACGTGTTGCTCGCAACGGCTGTTTTGTTGGTCAGCTGCAGCTCAAGTCAAGACCGTCGCATGTATCAGTATCTGGAATAGGATAATCTTCACTCAACCCTGAAAAGTCAGTTGATATTATCGTTCAATCTCAGGATTCTCGCTATCATGCCTCTTTTACTGCTGTTGTCACAAAAACCATTACAAATTATCAGCCGTAGTTTGTTATAAATGCTTCTACGTGGGATATACCCAAGAATATTTCCTTAGCACACCTAATTGGAGCAggaatattttttgatttgattttcatGGAAAAAGTTCACTTATCTGAAAGATTGCCGACTCTGCAGAACACCAGACTTGGTTGGATCTTTTTTGGGGGCCTGGAAAACGAAAGAAAGAAAGTATGTGCCATAGCCACGTCAATCAAGCCGAATATAACAAAAACGGAAGTGCCTTACTGAAGCTGTACAACGATCTTGGGAGATATTAAATTGCTATTCGTCCGATATTTCTCTGAACAATGAGGAAATTCTTTGTGAGCGTTTATTATTAGGAAAACGTTACTCGGTTAGAGAGCGCGCAATACTCGGTTCGACTCTTAAACAGCACTGGATTCGATGCCCTGGGTGACTCCTTTGGTCTCGCGCTAAGGCGTTTTAGGAGCTTAAAAGGAAAATTGTCAAGAAATCCTGTCCTAATGACTCAGTATAGCgcatttttaaaagaatatatGGATCTCGGCCTTATGTCGTTGGCACCCAAACAGGATCACCACAAGCAATTCTTTTTGTCACATCGTTGCGTTCAGAAGCTGGATAGCAGTAGCACAAAACTTCGTGTCGTGTTCGATGGATCGGCAAAAAGTACTTCAGATCAATCGCTCAACAATCTGCTTCTAACTGGCCCCACAATTCAGCCAAAAATCTTCCACACACTTATTCGTTTTCGCCCATACAGGTTTGCACTCTGCGGAGATATATGCAAAATGTACCGCTGTGTGCGAATCTCGCAACCAGATGAATATCTGCAGTGTATTCCCTGGAGGAATGGCCCTGAGGAGGAAATAGACGTTTATAAGCTAGAGACTGTCACATATGGAACAAAGCCTGCTGCGTTCCTGGCTATTCGCGCTTTGCTTTCCAGGGGCTCCTTTCCGATTCGCAAATGGTGCTCCAACGAGCCGAGAATTCTTGAGGGGGAGTGGGAAGAAGAAAAGGAGAAGTTTCTTAAGTTTCATGACGGAACCGACATTGCCAAGACTCTAGGACTAATTTGGGAGCCAAGTTTGGACAATTTCTTATTCAACTTCTTACCAATGCTTCCAGATGGTCCACCATCCAAAAGAAGCAAATGTAATGACCCCATTGGCCTTATAGCTCAGATTCTAGTCAAAGCCAAAATAATCTTGCAGGCATTGTGGATGGAAAGTCTAAGCTGGGATGACCCATTACCCGAAACTCTGTACTCAGTTTGGATAGAGCTTGCCTCTCAGCTACGCATAGTTCAAAACTGCCAAATGCTTCCGTGCAAGTGCACGCCTTTTCTGATGCCAGCAGTACAGCTTATGGAGCCTGTATCTATTTGAGAGCAGAAGCATTCGGATCAGTAACGTCTCATCTACTATGTTCAAAGTCTAAGGTAGCACCTTTGAAGACGCTAACTATACCTAAGTTGGAAGTGTCAGCTGCATTACTACTGGCAGAACtcattttgaaatttaaattattaacttctactcttgcgaatatcattattataatgttttagAATTCCTAATAAAGTTTTAGAAATATCGGAAAACTGTATATCATAtgggatatatatatatgtcgatctagccatgtccgtctgtccgtttgtaTGTCTGTCAGATCGTCCGTATGAACGGTGTGATCtcgaaaactttaaaagctagaaatttgggatttggcatgtagattcgTGAGCTTATTGCGCAGGgcatgtttgtttcagcatGCGCCCATAGTTTTCAAacaagaaacaaaattttaactgaaatgtattgttcttatcaacacctctcgattgacccaaaaaaagtagCAATGCCAaccttaacgcccacaagccgcccgaAACTGCGGCGCCTACAGCTTTCATGCTAAAAAAATGATCACTTAAATGTATGTGTCTCGCCAATAaatatcgattgactcaaaaaaaagttttccatgtccactctaacgcccataacgcttaaatctgtctgccacccaaataaccatatattgacaTCGCGGGTTGGTGacgcattacaatctcgctttgctgattgtatatctccatctccctttggtcccttagctgtgtaacgggtatctgatagtcgaggcactcgactatggcgttcttccttgttttaattatatttgaaaagagGGCATTGTTTGGGCTAACGCAAATTAGATGTAACGCCGCGCTCGTTCGCGCTCATATCATCTCTTTTTTTTCGTCGCCAACTGCGACTGCTAGTTGTAGTTAGTTCCCTTTTGGTCAAACTGGAGTAAGGATCCCTCTGCATTTGATTGACGTTTGGCACGAACTAATTCCGCCTGACGAAAGCTAAATTTAAATCTATTGCAATCGATCTAAATTAAAAGCTCTGGAGGACTGCCACCCTTAATAGTTTATACCTATTATAGCGTTGAAAAATACTCTTTTTGATCAACGTGGAACTTAAATAGGCTTATAAAAAGCTCGAAACTTTAAGAAGAGTTCTGACTAAAATCAAGAACGAATCGCCTTCGCCTTTTTAATAAGAGATAACTATTTTTTCAAGAACGATTTGCTCTTTAAAACGAAAGTGCACACTCTTGGAAACAGTAGTGATTGAGGTCTTTTACGCTGAGATGGTTCTTTCCTGTTGAACTGTTCTGGACGTTTGGTGTCCCCGACACCTTTACTTAAACATTGGTAAGGCCGTAGAGGTCGGTgttttccagggtcttcattCCATTAAACAACAGTCCAGGATAGTGACATGCACTGCGCGTCCTTTAGGACAGGTGAGGTAGAAGTGCAGGACACGTACAAGCTTGACGCCTTAGCTCTGATGGAGCTCAGCCATTAGTTAGAGGTGGTTCTTGTTTACCTCGTAGCTCAATGTCTATGTGATCGTCGATATGAAGGGACCGTCGATATGACGCACAGGGTACTTGCTGCACACATAGTCTAAATAATTAGCGCAGGCAAGGGCTTTAAGGAATTAGTTGATAACTTACGCTAGAGATAACTTAAATCATCCTTTttatagatgtaaaataataaattagaTATGTATTTCAAGTCTGCGCTGTACTTACTTGTACTTGGATGACTCAGTGATCATTTGATCGTTTTCGCGAGACCAATAGTTTAGTGAGGTCGGGTTCGCCTCGATGAAGCACTCAAGGGTGATGTTAAGTCCCATTGGTATGCCCACCAGCTGATGCGGGATCCAGACCATTGGTGTGACTAATAGAATGTACACAATAATGTAGATGAATTGGAACTTAACTCAACCAGATTATTTATTGACTTACAGTCCACGCTCACTTTGATCCGCTTGGACACGCTTGGCGGTACACCGTTTGAGCCGATGCATAGGTAGGCACCCATATGCAAGCGAGAAATCCTTTCCAGTTCAAGGGAGTCCGTCTCCAATTCATGCACTGGAAAAATTTCACAAAATTTGCCTATGAAGGATGCACCCCTTACGCTGAAATACAGATAGTCTCACCTGAGAGCGTCTTGTTGACAACTATTTTGTCGCCATCATCTCGTTTCCACTTGATGGTCGGCTCGGGACTGCCTTGCGCCTTGCAGCGTAGCGTCACATTTTCGCCCTCGCGCACGATGATGTCACTAGATGAAAGGGCATCGTCTATATTGGGTGGAACTGGGAATAAGTGCGTAAAAATGGGCATTAAGAAATTGCATCGACTTTACTAGTAAATGGTGTAAATGCCGAAAACGCCTTTTCAAAGTGATTCTGAATTGCTGGAGGTTAAAAATCTTTTCTAAGAATCTAAGACTTGTCAGACTTCCCCAAGTTCGTACGAAAAGTCAAAAAGGGCATTTCAAGCATCGATGAATGCAATAAGCTAGCTCTCACGTAATTAAACCCTAATTAGCCTTACATCCAGgccataaaataaaatcgGATGCTCGTGACGAAATAAGCTTTGcaaatctcag includes:
- the LOC119559010 gene encoding neurotrimin-like, with the translated sequence MPIFTHLFPVPPNIDDALSSSDIIVREGENVTLRCKAQGSPEPTIKWKRDDGDKIVVNKTLSVHELETDSLELERISRLHMGAYLCIGSNGVPPSVSKRIKVSVDFTPMVWIPHQLVGIPMGLNITLECFIEANPTSLNYWSRENDQMITESSKYKTETIPGHPTYKATMRLTIANVQSSDYGNYKCVAKNPRGDMDGNIKLY